In the Chaetodon trifascialis isolate fChaTrf1 chromosome 12, fChaTrf1.hap1, whole genome shotgun sequence genome, CATGAGGGGAAAGGTACTTTAAAGAATCTTTTTCTAATGATGAAATTACTGTTTACAAAATGAGATCACCACATTCAACATGTGACTTGTTTTTTAACATTACAATTTCCTTTTCAGATCATCTTCTACGAGGACAGGAACTTCCAGGGGCGCTCCTATGAGTGCATGAGTGACTGCTCTGACATGACCTCCTACCTGAGCAGGTGTCACTCCTGCAGGGTGGAGAGCGGCTGCTTCATGGTCTACGACCGTCCCAACTACATGGGAAACCAGTACTTCATGAGGAGGGGCGAGTACGCTGACTACATGAGCATGATGGGAATGAGAGACTGCATCAGGTCTTGCCGTATGATCCCCATGGTAGGTATAGAACAGCATCTGGTCATAACTTTGTTCTATTATGGGTGACAACCCTGACAAAACTTGAtattaatactttttttttttaatgaaaaaaacagcacagaggccAGTTCAGGATGAGGATCTATGAGAGGGAGAACTTCGGTGGTCAGATGCATGAGCTGATGGACGACTGTGACAACATCATGGACCGCTACCGTATGTCCGACTGCATGTCCTGCAACGTGATGGACGGCCACTGGCTGATGTACGAGCAGCCCCACTACAGAGGCAGGATGATGTACCTGAGGCCTGGAGAGTACAGGAGCTTCAGGGACATGGGCATGAGTGGCATGAGGTTCATGAGCATGAGGCGTATCATGGACTCTTGCTATTAAATGTTCACTGAATATATGAAATACTACCAAATAAAGTAATTGCTGCAAAACTTTTTGACTTTTGTCAAGCTTATTGGCCAACTGTTACAATAAAATACATATTGTGCAGTATCATACCAAAAAATGTATCAAATTCAATATATTCTaattagttagttagttagttattttaattaattagtaAACTTTCattctaaaatgttttcaatCCAATGAAAAATTTGGCTGTACTGTTAAAACCAACAGGCAAAGGCTAATCGTCAGTAGAAAGGAGGATAATATTCTGGTTATTTCACAATGCATAACATTATGGGCTACAGataattgaaaattgaaaacagaattacattttcaaagcaagatttaaaaacaatagtaTTTGCACATTTACATATTCCAACATTTACATGTGAGGCACCTAAATTGTAATCCTGTACTGATGAAGTTTATTTGGTTAGTCAGCATAATTCAAGGGTTCTGGTTATACTACAATGGCCCTGAGAGGTCAGAACACTGCAGTTAAGAAGACACATGCAAATagtcaaaacaagcaaattcagaaaacatcttcatcaatttggcaacacacatgcaccatTTGGAAAACAGGCTGCAAATAAAGAGAACACAGTTGCACAAAAGTTGTACACATGTTACATTTCTAAATTAAGTTTAAAAGGTTCATTAGCCTTTTGATGATCAAAAATGTGCAAAGTTTGCCTGTACAAAGTTTCAAGACAGCAAGTAAGTGACTGAGAAACAAGCAATGGAAACATTAGATGATCACTATCTTGGCCTTGCTATTAAGACTTGTCCTCTATAGAAAGGCAATCTGTTTTCGAGGTAATCATTTCATTTAGGCATCAACTGTGAAGTGCATTTCACTGTTGCTGCgtgctttctcctctttcattcatGCCCAATTTGACCATCTCGCATTGGGGCCTGAGGTTCAGCTTGTTAACGCTGTTGAGGCAGGCTAGCTAGTTAGACACTGTTGACATAGTTTGTATTGCTGACTCATGAGCAcgattatttatttcatttttattttcattgtcattttttcgtcctgctcacctgctcagactgctcaccccgcaacccggccccggataagcggaagaaaatggatggatggatggattttttcaTATCAATTTTTGGCAATGGTGGTTCAGTGAAGGCAACAACTGCCATGAGCCCACGCTACAACATGATCAAACTCcatcttttgttgttgttgttcttgttgttgttgtttgattgACAGACCCCATAGCAGCAGAAAATACATACTGTGGATTTAATTTTGACACATACCAAAGTGGGAGTGTGACATATGCAAATTTACACTTCAGCATTTACTGCAATTTCAGCTCATGGTTCGTTATGTTTTTGTTACAACAATTAAAAGCACGCAAAATCTGAAATTTctattaatgtattttaaatatgTAATGTGGAACAGTGCCTCATTGGGAAGCCAGTAACTCCAATAATATTGTCTTCATGCAAACACaatgttaaaagtaaaataaaaataaataaacattgtaGCAATTCAAAACATTGTAAACAatgtcaaaaaatgtcaaaatcaatATGAAATCATGCATCCAAGCATATTAATATGACAATTAAATTATTTTAGGTGCATTTTATCacttactgtattttttttagtcTTTGAATAAGAGATAAATTGTTGTAACACTAAGTTTAATTTCTGACCTTTATAATAAAATCCAGAAACACATTAAATTGTTTGAACACCAGATGTTAATTACCTTGAAGTACagttgttattattactattgtATACAATACTCCAGTTCAGAGTGTTACACTAAGTTTAATTTAATGGTCTCTGGCATAACACACTGAAAAAGGCATGACAACCTTAGACCTAGAGGGAAATAAAGGCTTTGTGTTACCTGGTCAAAAGGGTAAATTTCTAAAGTCTTCGAGTGCCCACTCATGTGATTATATGACACTGTAACACAGGCCTGTAAAGCGCTCCATACCATGTTGCTGAGTCAGGGGTTTAAATAATGGGGGCCCACTGACTGCAGGATTTGGTCAGGTATAAAAGCAAGGGTTAAACCAAACAggacagcagtgcagcagtagcaatagcaacagcagcagctcacctACAAGTATGACCACCACTGATATGAGCATGGGCAAGGTAAGCTTGTAATTTTAAACACAAAGGACAAACGTCATGACTGTTGTTATTTACACAGAATATCCATTACACTTGCAAAATCAAATTATGTCTGCGGCTTTGCAGTCAGGTAATGTAACCCATGTCCCCCCAGATCATCTTCTACGAGGACAGGAACTTCCAGGGGCGCTCCTATGAGTGCATGAGCGATTGCGCTGACATGTCCTCCTACCTGAGCAGGTGCCACTCCTGCAGGGTGGAGAGCGGCTGCTTCATGGTCTACGACCGTCCCAACTACATGGGAAACCAGTACTTCATGAGGAGGGGCGAGTACGCTGACTACATGAGCATGATGGGATGGAGCGGTGGTATCAGGTCTTGCCGTATGATCCCCATGGTAGGTATAGAACAGCATCTGGTCATACCTTGGTCCTATTATGGATGACAACCCTGACAAACTTGATattaatttttgttttattaaaaaaacagcacagaggccAGTTCAGGATGAGGATCTACGAGAGAGAGAACTTCGGTGGTCAGATGCATGAGCTGATGGACGACTGTGACAACATCATGGACCGCTACCGTATGTCCGACTGCCAGTCCTGCAACGTGATGGACGGCCACTGGCTGATGTACGAGCAGCCCCACTACAGAGGCAGGATGATGTACCTGAGGCCTGGAGAGTACAGGAGCTTCAGGGACATGGGCATGAGTGGCATGAGGTTCATGAGCATGAGGCGTATCATGGACATGTGCTAgacattttcattgtgaaataaaaaaataaaagatataACTAAAACTTGTGAATATGActttcttctgttctttcatGTTTACgaaataattaaaattatgTAATACATTGAATGAACAATGTGGATCATTAATGGAAATCAGAATATAAAGAGGTGTCTAAACCAAGCATCAGAAAATGATTTTCTCGTCACTTTTCACTTGAATAACTGTTCATGAAAATGGTTTTAAAAATAGACATCACAGGCAGCAGACACTGTAAAAACATATTGTCACGTAAACATTAAAGATTAAagtcttttatttaaaaaaaaaaattgacacgCACTcaatacatatacatacattgCACAACAGAACATAAATCACAATAAAGCCAATTAGAATTAAATACCAGAGGAATCAGAAGTACAAATAATTACAAATTATTAATCTTGTGTAAGAGGTTATGACACTTGTAAAACGATGCGTACACCGCTGCATTTGATTTGCATGTAAGAAATAATTTTTGTGAGATTCTTACTTGTGTTCCACCATATCTCACAAATATTTATGACCTCATCTAAAGCAGTAGTTTATCAGTTTGAGGGActtatttttttacatgtatttaacGGGGTAAAAAGTGTGATCTGATCTGGACAAGACGGCACCATAAAATACAATACatacagaacaaacagcaggttGCATGCTATAAAGATTATAACCAATATCTGTTGAAGATGCATGAACAAATATGGGTCTCAATctaaaagtaaaaacagtacatttatatatatgtatagttCACTCTTTATTGAGAATGCTTTTTTGTGGTGCTGTCTGAATCTTCACTGAAAATTATTATGTAAAAAGCAGGTTGAATTGCAAATTGTTACCATGTGACCAACTTTAAGAATACATTGTCTGAAGTCAGCTGTTGTAATTATGCAACAAGTTAATAATATCATgtagatggtgtgtgtgtgtgtgtgtgtgtgtgtgtgtgtgtgtgtgtgtgtgtgtgtgtgtgtgtgtgtgtgtgtgtgtgtgtgaataccgTAAATCTAAATATAAAACAAGCAGACAGTATGTGATAGAATAAAAAGTGAAGGTTGCTGTAAAGCAAACAGTAGTTTGCTGCAGCCTTCGCAGAAGTCATGCACACCTTTAAAATAGTGGAAACACTTTTGTATGAATGATTCATATTATTTACATCCATGATGACTTGTGGGACACTTTTGCCAGTCCAGCAATAAAATTTGAGATGGCAGAAGAAAATTGCTGAACTGAAGATTCTTACTGTGCCATAAACATGATTGAGACATGCACTTTGTATCTTATATTTTTCAGTATGTTACACCTAAGCCGGAAAGAGTTGAATCTTCTTGATCATATTCAAAGTAATCAAAAATGTGAAAGAGATACAGAAGCTATTTGATCTAGAATGATAGAGCTTGTGAGAGGTTGCATAATAACCCTTTCCCATCAGCATTCACAAACAGAGGGACTAACATTGCATGCTCATGCTGACTCATGACTTCCATACAATACCACCATCGATTGTTTGGATGTCACGTTAGGTATAAAAAAGGCTTAAATGCCGGATAGGATTGCTATAGCATCACTCAttggaattgttgggtctctgtagataaaagagctcagcctgtaccagctctatatggaaagtgtcctgagacaacttctgttgtgatttggcactatacaaataaaattgaattgaattgtatcAGCCACCATGCACGGCAAGGTAAGTCTATTGTAGACACTTAACTGTAATTGCTGCTCCAACGAGATTTGCCAGTTCTTATCAATACATCTTCAATGTAATCATATGTTGTATAGTTCAAATAAAGGCTACATGAATGCATCCTTTTGGTACTATTACAACACTAAAATAAGGATTCCATAAAGATAGCTGTTTACATGTGTTGAGATTAGTAATAATCCATCAAAAATGAGTGATACTGAGCTTCAACTGCTCTTCTGGATTCTAGATCATCTTCTACGAGGACCGGAACTTCCAAGGTCGTTCCTATGAGACCAGCAGCGACTGCGCTGACATGTCCTCCCATCTGAGCAGGTGCCACTCCTGCAAGGTGGAGAGCGGCTGCTTCATGGTCTACGACCGCCCCAACTACATGGGTCAGCAGTACTTGCTTAGGAGAGGGGAGTACTCTGACTACCAGCGTATGATGGGTTTCGGTGACTGCATCAGGTCCTGTCGTATGATCCCCATGGTAGGTGGTTGAGCACTACATAtctcacatgactgcaaacaggAGCTAAGTTTCAATCAAAATGATAATCACTATATATTTACATTGTCTATTAACAGCACAAAGGGTCCTATAAAATAAGGATCTACGAGATGGAAAACTTTGGAGGTCAGATGTATGAGCTGATGGACGACTGTGACAACATTCAAGACCGTTACCACATGTCTGACTGCCAGTCCTGCAACGTGATGGACGGCCACTGGCTGATGTATGAGCAGCCCCACTACAGAGGCAGGATGATGTACCTGAGGCCTGGAGAGTACAGGAGCTTCAGGGACATGGGATACAATGGAATGAGATTCAGCTCTATCAGACGTATTACTGACACCTGTTAGCCTTACCAATGAATCTGTTCTACAACAAAAAAGTCTGACCtcagaaatgaacaaaatgtatGAATTTGATTCATTGTGTTTGTATATTGTATGAATTGAATGCAAAATTTTAATACACAGTGGATAAAGAGATCTATTCTAGATGAGTGTTGATGCTCATTGATTGTTTCCATTATCTTCCACATTAGTATCTGAGTAGAAAGACTtcaaatgttaacatttacaaacttgttttttcctcatattCTCACCTAAAAAATCTCTTGCTTGCTTCTAAATATTATTCATAATGGTTTATCTGACATAAGGGTAAAAGGTTTCATTCCTCTTCTgtatattaaaataaatgtgcagTTAATGAGAAATGCTTTTGTTACCATAAGTTACTTATGATTAAGGTTGGATTTGTAAATGAAAAAATTATGCATTTGTAGTAGCGCTAGTAAATTAGTTATTACTGATGTTTTAGTTgataaaaacatccatccatccattatctataccgcctattcctttcggggttgcagggggctggagcctatcccagctacaatgggcgagaggcggggtacaccttgAACCGGTctccagccaattgcagggcgTTGATAAAAACAAATCTATTAAAATGTAGCTTTGAGAATTAAAACATTAGGCTCAAGATATGGAATTACTTTTCCTATAAACTATAACATACTGTCTTAAATTGTATAATAATCCAACAACTGCAGTCTAAGCAAATCCCAGTTTAAATTCTCTGAAGCATTTTCCCACGTGGTTGATGCAGTTGTTAAAGGCACAATCCTTCACAATCCATTAGTTGGGTGAGCATACATTCCATCCAAACTTGGACATGTGCTTTCAGATAAGGATTAGGTTTGCATGCGGACCATGAGGACTGattgaaatgctgctgaacaCCCCATATGGACTGGGCTTTTAACATGCTAGCAATATTTAAGAAGTCTACACAATGAATGCACTATTCAGTAACTTCTCATcacttattattatcattattcttgttgttaatgttgtggttgttgttgctaGCATTAGCACATTTGGGGAACACCAATTGAATTAGAACTGGATACTCTTCCAAAGAAAATTAAGTCTTCTCAGTTAACCAGACTGAGCCTAGCTTATTGCTCtcttccaaaaaagaaaaaaaagaaagataaagaagaaaataagttCAGCTGAAAACCTAACTAACCAGAAACTATCATCCAAAAACATAATCAAAACAATCATTTTACTGTGATTATCTGCCACCTCTTTATCGAGTGGTTTTAGCAAACAGCAATTCACCACCGATTGtactttgttgtatttataccAGGATTTTCAGTATCAGATAGGTATCCAATCTGCCCAAGACAGATGAGGAGCATAAGTGTAAAGTGGGTATTGGTAACAGGTAACACAGGCCCCATGAACTAAATGACCTAAATGTTGGGTTAAAGCTAGTTATAGTAATgtttgataaaaatgaaaaaatgaaaatgaaaaaaacctGGCCTGGAATATCACAAACTTATCAAGTTGTTTTGACTAACAGCTTGATTCTGTCTACAGCATAATCTCAGTTTCagtgtgcagaaaaaaaagtgtaggcatttttaagtgtttattcAGCATAGAATACAGTTAAGGCCATTTTAGACACAATACAGTTTGAGCTGCACTCACGACTGCTTTCAGCACACATCTGACTTAGGGGAAGTTGCAGAGAACAGAGCAAAATAGGCAGTGTTCAAAACCTCTAGCGGGACTAagtcatttgttgtttttcatataGGCTACATAAATTGTCTACCTTCCAAAAGCTTCCTGAAAACTAATCTGATCTGCGTGCTTGGTTGGAAATGTGTTCCCACGGCTTTCCTTCCCAGCTCTCAGTACAAACTTAAACTTGTATTGTACAATTCAGGTTATTCAAACTTCCATGCCTGACTGGCTGCCTCATTTCTATTGTTCATGTGGGTATTTTTCAGTGCGAGCTCACTGAGTGGCATGACGTGCACGCTTTTTGCTAGACGCAGCGAAAAGCCATTGCAGTGAGGCACAAGCAATTGGAAATAATGGGTTTCAGAGCACAGTGTCACATTGTGTCTGAAAGGGCCCTTTGAACAAAAAGTTAGTTATGTATGTTGACACTTTTTGCTGTATATTTGGGAGAAATCTTGCTATGAATGTTGTACCTATGACCAATAGACTTTTAAGGAGACCTGAACTCCCTGTGATCACAGAGATAATGTGGTCTATAGTTTCATGATCAAATCACCAGAGAGGGTTCTCCTATATgatattatccatccatccattacaGTACAGCAGGGAACCAACCTCCAACCTGATACATTTGTGTCGGTTTTACTTTTGGAGATAAAGGCGAGTCAAGGCAAAGCAAGTTGCTGATTACTTTTACTATCATATTCTCAATTTCATCGAAGGGAAAGCAGAATATTCAAGTGGTTACTAATACAAACTTGCAAATTGGTAACTCATAAAAGGATAAAAATTCACACAAATTCACTGGTCAACATATCTCTTCATTGGTATCAGATAAAGGTTTGAGTAAATATACTGAAAAAATATTATCacctaaaaacaaaatgacGTTTCTCTATGTGATCATTTATGTGCAAGACTTGAAAAGACTGACTCgacctttttgtttgtttgtttgcttttgccCATGATGAGAAGGGGCTTTTTGTGTAGCTATTTTCTCcccaaaaatgttttgttagatctttgtgctgttttggtGTATTTTGGAAGTATGCTGCATTACTACCTATAGATACTCTCTACTCGTGGTACAAGTTTGTTTATGCTCAACATACAATTAGGATTTTTAAAGACTGGTTTTCAGCTATTTGTGTGAACATAAAATCAGCATACAATTGCAAATTATTTGAAAATTAAgtttatttaattaattgaaTTATTGAATTAACAATAAATCAAAGACAACTAAGAAACatggtttggttttggttttatgtgcaGTGCTAAATTCACTTTTAACAATCATTATTCGAATTACAATAGatacaaaaaaaatggaaaatgtatcTAAAAGAATTATTCTTCTATAAACCAATGTTTTagccattaaaaaacattagaTTAGAGATAACATTTAATGTGGACAAACACAGTCTCTGTtattcagcagcaaaaacaatacaaagcgGGGCCTCTTCTCACAAATGCAACCACCGCAAATCACGATCTGTTAAAGGTCACTTTGAATTGAACTGTACACGGGGGCCTCTGCTCCATGTTGCTCTGTCAGGAATTTGAACAATGGGGTCATGTATCCTTTGGGTGCGAGGTCAGGTATAAAAGCTGCAGGGGGACATCAAGAAAATTGTGCAGTCATTTTGAGCCAAAACAGCGTATCTGTAACTGTAACCATGACCATGGGCAAGGTGTGTACAGCTTTTTAGTTTAATTGGAATTGATGGAGAAAAAATGTACTTTATACAACCTTTGATACACTGTGGTGTTATAATTatggtttcttctttttttttcagatcatCTTCTATGAGGACAGGAACTTTCAGGGTCGTTCCTATGAGACCAGCAGCGACTGCGCTGACATGTCCTCCTACCTGAGCAGGTGCCACTCCTGCAGGGTGGAGAGCGGCTGCTTCATGGTCTACGACCGCACTAACTACATGGGAAACCAGTTCTTTGTCAGGAGGGGAGAGTACTCTGACTACCAGCGTATGGGAATGAGTGATTGCATCAGGTCTTGCCGCATGATCCCCATGGTACTATAACTCACTTTTTCCTGATCATTTGAAATTATACCTTAGATTTATGAATAATATTGAACCAAGCAGAGCAAAATTattgaattaaaaatataaggatttcagtgattcattttcactcatttcaatGTACAGCACAGAGGCCAGTTCAGGATGAGGATCTATGAGAGGGAGAACTTCGGTGGTCAGATGTATGAGCTGATGGACGACTGCGACAACATGATGGACCGCTACCGTATGTCCGACTGCCAGTCCTGCAACGTGATGGACGGCCACTGGCTGATGTACGAGCAGCCCCACTACAGAGGCAGGATGATGTACCTGAGGCCTGGAGAGTACAGGAGCTTCAGGGACATGGGCATGAGTGGCATGAGGTTCATGAGCATGAGGCGTATCATGGATTCCTGTTTTTAGAACACCAGTGTGTTACAGCaagattttaaataaaatctaGTGATTCTCTTTTATATGACTTTCTCCATTGCTTATTACAGAGTAATCTGAAACTCACACAACAAAGTACAACCTAAAACCAAAGTACATGGGAACTCtaaacattaaagaaaatgttACAGTTATTAAATAATTggtacatccatccattttctgtaccgcctatccctttcggggttgtgggggggctggagcctatcccagctgtcaacaggcgagaggtggggtacaacctgaaccagtcgccagccgattgcagggcaacatgtaaagacagacaaccattcacgctcacactcacacctaaggacaattttagagtcaccaattaacatactgagcatgtttttggtctgtgggaggaagccggagtacccggagagaacccacgcatgcacaggaagaacatgcaaacttcacacagaaaggccccgcccggggatcgaaccggcaaccttcttgctgtgaggcacacgcactacctgcggtgccaccgtgcagcctctaATTGGTACATATTTTTGATAAATATGTACCAATTAGATGTACCAAATACACAACAAAGAATGCTTTTTGGTACCAGTGCACAAAAAAGTTATTTGTTCAGACAGCATGGATACTgattttctgtctcatcatttacTTGATGTAAAAAAGCCAACACATATAtgtcaatatcaataaaaaacacagcattcatttgaataaaTAGGTGTGACCTTCAACTAAAGGCATACTTTGAGGTAGATTGACTGCTTGAATCCTCCATGGCACACAGTGGCCTCTCTTTGTATTCAGTAAGTCAGTGAGTCAGTAAGAGCAGGATTGTTAAGTTGACCTGtttggcactttttttttcttcatgcgATGTGATTTTAAACAAAGGTCATCATTTTCCACGCAATAACATTTTGGTCATGCCTGTAACACTATTGATAATTTTATTGGCTGAGCCTGTACAAGGCAGACAACATGCCTTATTGTACCATGGTTCAACTGTGAAGCAGTAAGTTAAATGTACTAAATCAGTACAGGTGATATATTTCACATCTGTGCAATAATAGATTTTGAATAAATGGGGAAAGatattctgtgtgaagtttgcatgttcttcccatgcatgcgtgggttctctccgggtactcttAGTAGATTTATCCATTTTAATGGTAAGTTTTCTGACCATAAAAGTTTCATTCAGTAATAGACTCAGGCAGTTGTGTAACCGGTCTTGAATTACATTATCATGATCatcttttttaaatgtggatGATCGTTGAGTGCACAAAAATATATCGAAATTATTATTAATCGATGACCTTCTTATCTTGCCACAAGTTAaatatgtgttgtgtttttgctgaaatacagtatgtacttGCAACCTTGGTTCAAAGTtaggacgctgtgtaaaacataaataaaacacaacgtgatcattttctaatccttttttacatatactcaactgaaataTATACAAAGACAGTACgtttaatgttttacttcataaattgatttttgtaaatatcagaatcagaattgttcttattggccaagtatgtgtggAATACATACATATAAGGAATTTGACTGTAGTTTAAATATTGCACTCAATGTACTTGCATAGGAAAAAGGACATACAGctcaaagaggacaaaaaagatGAATAAGTAAGAAGTACTGCAAAAAAGgctaaataaacaataaacaatacatACAAAGAGTGCTGAGGCAATCGAAATGATATACAATGAAATCTGCAATGTGCAAATGATTATGGTATGATTATGTTGAGAGTGACTGTGAGTGATGAATGTATATGTCAAAAACTGTGCATTATTGGATTATAAATGGCCAGTCggtggatgttttggtgtcagaggTTTAATGAGACTgcataacaccactgcactttataaaaaaggacagagcagactctatctgctcagg is a window encoding:
- the LOC139340016 gene encoding gamma-crystallin M3-like — encoded protein: MTNTGMSMRGKIIFYEDRNFQGRSYECMSDCSDMTSYLSRCHSCRVESGCFMVYDRPNYMGNQYFMRRGEYADYMSMMGMRDCIRSCRMIPMHRGQFRMRIYERENFGGQMHELMDDCDNIMDRYRMSDCMSCNVMDGHWLMYEQPHYRGRMMYLRPGEYRSFRDMGMSGMRFMSMRRIMDSCY
- the LOC139340025 gene encoding gamma-crystallin M3-like, which translates into the protein MTTTDMSMGKIIFYEDRNFQGRSYECMSDCADMSSYLSRCHSCRVESGCFMVYDRPNYMGNQYFMRRGEYADYMSMMGWSGGIRSCRMIPMHRGQFRMRIYERENFGGQMHELMDDCDNIMDRYRMSDCQSCNVMDGHWLMYEQPHYRGRMMYLRPGEYRSFRDMGMSGMRFMSMRRIMDMC
- the LOC139340024 gene encoding gamma-crystallin M3-like, with protein sequence MHGKIIFYEDRNFQGRSYETSSDCADMSSHLSRCHSCKVESGCFMVYDRPNYMGQQYLLRRGEYSDYQRMMGFGDCIRSCRMIPMHKGSYKIRIYEMENFGGQMYELMDDCDNIQDRYHMSDCQSCNVMDGHWLMYEQPHYRGRMMYLRPGEYRSFRDMGYNGMRFSSIRRITDTC
- the LOC139340045 gene encoding gamma-crystallin M3-like produces the protein MTMGKIIFYEDRNFQGRSYETSSDCADMSSYLSRCHSCRVESGCFMVYDRTNYMGNQFFVRRGEYSDYQRMGMSDCIRSCRMIPMHRGQFRMRIYERENFGGQMYELMDDCDNMMDRYRMSDCQSCNVMDGHWLMYEQPHYRGRMMYLRPGEYRSFRDMGMSGMRFMSMRRIMDSCF